The DNA region CGGCGGGCGGGCGTCGCCGTGATACAGCGCGCTCGCGGGTCCGCCGACCAGGTCCTCCCCGGGCGTGTCGGTCAGCGCGGCGGCGCCGTCGTTGGCGAACGCCACGGTCCCGTCGGCGTCGGTGACGACGACCGCGAGGTCCGCGCCCGCGAGCGCGCGCCCGAGGTCTCCCGGCGTCCACTCGGCGGTCGGACCGTCCAGCCCCGTCCGTTCGAGCGCGTCGAGGACGGTGTCGATCCCCACTGGGTCGAGGTGACGACACAGGGTGTCGATCCCGTCCCAGGGGCCGACCGCGAGGACGACCCGGGGGTCGAGTCCCGCCTCGTGGACGAGCCGGCGGGCGTAGTACCCCCGGAGGTCCGTCGAGGAGACGCTCAGCAGTCGGTCGTCGCCGCTCCGGTCGGCCGCGCGCTCGCCGACCTCCGCGACGACCATCTGGATCCGCCGCGGCGTCACGTCGACGACCAGTTCGTCCTCGCCGATCCCCCGCTCGTTGACGTACCGGTCGACGGCCGAGCGCACGTCCGCCGGAACGTAGGCGTCCCTGACGGTCTCGCCGGCGTCGTCGACCACCGTCAGGAGGTGGTGGGCCCCGGCGCGCGTCGAGGCGGTCCACAGGTGCCCCGGCCGGACCCGCGCCACCTCCGCCGGCCGGAGGCCGACCTCGCCGCAGAGACGCACGACCACGGCCTCCCGGTACGTGGCCGCCGCCCGCCGCAACCGCTCGTAGCCCGCGCTCGTCAGCGGTTCGGCGGCGTCGTCGGCGCCCCTGGTACGCTGTCCCATGACAGTCGTTTCGCGGAAACGTACCCTTGCGAAATAAAGCTTCGCCAGGTGTGGGTGTCTCGTCCGGGATCGAGAGGTTGTCGACGCCAGTTACCGGGTCGGTGCGTGCGTCGCGTTTCGGGATGGGGAAGAATACCGAAGGAGCGTCGCGGCCGTCACTCGCGGTCGAGCGCGGAGCGGATCTCGCCGACGATCTCGGGGTTGCGGAGCGCGCTGGTGTCGCCGAGCTCGTCGTCGTCGGCGATGTCCTTGAGCAGGCGCCGCATCAGCTTGCCCGAGCGGGTCTTCGGGAGCTCCGGCGTGAACACGAACGTCTCGGGGACGGCGAAAGCGCCGATCGAGCGCTCGACGCTGTCGGTGATGCGCTCGCGGAGGTCCCGCTCGGCCTCGTGGCGCTCGTCGGTGCTGACGAACGCGTAGACGGAGCCGTCGCTCCCGTCGCGCACGTCGACGACGGCCGCCTCGGCGACGCCGGGCACGTCCGCGATCGCCCGTTCGAGCTCGGTCGTGCCGAGGCGGTGGTTGCCGACGGTGACCGTGTCGTCGATCCGCCCGAGGACGGTGACGTAGCCGTCGTCGTCGATGCGGGCCACGTCCTCGGTGACGTAGCGCCACTCGTCGGCCCGCTCGTCGCTCTCTAGATTCAGCGGCATCCCCGGCCAGGGCCGGGTGACGGCGAGGCGCCCGCCCTCGGCGGCCGTCGTCTCCTCGCCGCCGGGGCCGACCACGGCCACGTCGATCCCCGGCAGCGGCGGCCCGGTCGAGCCGGGTTTCATCCGGTCGACGCCGGGCAGCGTCGACAGCAGGATGGCGCCCGTCTCGGTCTGCCACCAGGTGTCGACGACGGGGCAGTCCCCGCCGCCGACGTGCTCGTAGTACCACCACCAGGCGCTGGGGTTGAGCGGCTCGCCGACCGACCCGAGCAGTCGCAGGCTCGACAGGTCGTGGGACTGGGGATGCTCGGTCCCCCACTTCATGAACGCGCGGATGGCCGTCGGCGCCGTGTAGAACACGTCGACCGCGTTGCGCTCGATGAGTTCCCAGACGCGGTCCTTCTCCGGGTGGTCGGGCGTCCCCTCGTAGAGCATCGTGGTCGTCCCGAGCGAGAGGGGGCCGTACACGAGGTAGGTGTGGCCGGTGATCCACCCGATGTCGGCCGAACACCAGTAGGTGTCCTCGGGTTTCAGGTCGAGGACGGCGTGGCTCGTCCACGTCGCGTGGGCGAGGTAGCCGCCCGTGGTGTGGCGCACCTCGCTGGGTTCGCCGGTCGTCCCGGAGGTGTAGATGACGAACAGGGGGTCGTCGGCGGCCCGCGCGACGGGGTCGACCTCGGCGCCGCGGTGGTCGGCGACCAGGTCGTCGTAGGCGCGGTCCTCGTCGCCCAGCTGGACGCTCTCGTCGTCGAGTCGCTCGACGACCACCGTCTCGGTCACCTCCTGGGGGACCGACAGGCGGGCGTTGTCGGCCTTGTTCTTCTGGTGGATCGCCGACCCCCGGCGGTAGTAGCCGTCGCAGGTGACCAGGTACTCCGAGTCGGCCCGCTCCATGCGGTCGGCCAGCGCCTGCGCGGAGAACCCCGCGAACACGACGTTGTGCGGGGCGCCGATCCGCGCGCAGGCCAGCATCGCGATCGGCAACTCCGGGATCGCCGGCATGTAGAGGGTCACCACGTCGCCCTCGCCGATGCCCAGCGACCGGAGGCCGGCGGCGAACTCGTTGACCTCGTGGTACAGGTCGAGGTAGGTGTAGGTGCGCCGCTCGCCGCGCTTGCCGATCCACTTGATCGCGGCCTGGGTCTTGCGGTCGTCGAGGTGGCGGTCGACGCAGTTGACGGCGGCGTTCAGCTCCCCGTCCGGGAACCACCGCCGGCGCTCGCCGGTCGCCTCGTAGGTCGTCGCCGGCGGCTCCAGCCAGTCGAGCATCCGGCCGGCCCGCCCCCAGCAGTCGGGCCACTCGCCCTCGAACGCCGCCGCGTCCCCCGGGGAGACGTTGGCCTGCTCGGCGAACGCGGCCGGCGGGTCGACCCCGCCCCGGTCGCGCGGGTTGGTCTCGACGACCGAGTCGTCGTCCATCCCGTGGGACTGGCGCGGGCAGCGACATAAATGATCCGCGCGAAACGACCGGTCGACCCGGCGCCGGGTCCGCGCGGTCGCCCGAACCCGCCCGCGACCGGCCCGAGACGGCCGAGATCCGTTATCTCCAGCGATAATTTGTCCCGTGAGCTTTTGTACCGGTTCGTTGTTGGGTCCGGCACGATGACACGGCGCACACCGGAGTCGATACTCCGCCGGGTTCGCAAGCGGGTCGGCGGCAGCAGCGACGGGGCACGGACCGACGCGGACGGCGAACCGGACGGGGCCTCGGGCGTCGGCCCAGGTGGCGACTCGGGCCTCACCCGGGACGGCGACGCGGGCGTCGAACCGGACGGCGGGTCGGTGGTCGAGGCGCGCGGCGGGCGGCCGTTCGAGGGTCGATACGACCCGGACCTCGACGCGCTCGGCGACGTGTACGGCGACGCGGACCTGGCGGCCGTGGGCGACCGACACGTCCGCGACCCCTTCGGTTTCGACACCGACGAGGTCGG from Halosimplex halophilum includes:
- a CDS encoding acetate--CoA ligase codes for the protein MDDDSVVETNPRDRGGVDPPAAFAEQANVSPGDAAAFEGEWPDCWGRAGRMLDWLEPPATTYEATGERRRWFPDGELNAAVNCVDRHLDDRKTQAAIKWIGKRGERRTYTYLDLYHEVNEFAAGLRSLGIGEGDVVTLYMPAIPELPIAMLACARIGAPHNVVFAGFSAQALADRMERADSEYLVTCDGYYRRGSAIHQKNKADNARLSVPQEVTETVVVERLDDESVQLGDEDRAYDDLVADHRGAEVDPVARAADDPLFVIYTSGTTGEPSEVRHTTGGYLAHATWTSHAVLDLKPEDTYWCSADIGWITGHTYLVYGPLSLGTTTMLYEGTPDHPEKDRVWELIERNAVDVFYTAPTAIRAFMKWGTEHPQSHDLSSLRLLGSVGEPLNPSAWWWYYEHVGGGDCPVVDTWWQTETGAILLSTLPGVDRMKPGSTGPPLPGIDVAVVGPGGEETTAAEGGRLAVTRPWPGMPLNLESDERADEWRYVTEDVARIDDDGYVTVLGRIDDTVTVGNHRLGTTELERAIADVPGVAEAAVVDVRDGSDGSVYAFVSTDERHEAERDLRERITDSVERSIGAFAVPETFVFTPELPKTRSGKLMRRLLKDIADDDELGDTSALRNPEIVGEIRSALDRE